The sequence below is a genomic window from Andrena cerasifolii isolate SP2316 chromosome 6, iyAndCera1_principal, whole genome shotgun sequence.
AGGGCCACTATTGGGCGATTCATCCGGCCAATTTGGAAGACTTCCGACGCGGGGACTTTCGAAGGCGTAAAGCTCAGAGAAAAGTTCGTAGACACATGGGATTGGCGGTGGACGAGGAACCGGATAGTCCAAGTCCACCACCCCTACCGGCCACTCCGCCTCCACCCGCGACGCTTGGCCCGCCAATGGCGTCACAGTCTATACCTGGTATCTGGACTCCTCACCATAATCCACATCATCAACAGcaccagcaacagcagcagcaacagcaacagcagcagaatCAGCAGCAGACATTTCAAAGCCAGTCTCTGCGGCAGTCGTCGCTGTTCCAGCCGTCGAGGAAGAGACAGTTCGATGTGGCGTCCCTTCTCGCGCCGGACGATCAGCATCAGATCGAGTCGGACCTCAGGCCAGCCAAGTTGAGGAGAATCAGCTGCAGCGAAGACGAGCTGCACGATCTTCAGGAGCCAGatcaggacgaagaggacgtggacgtaGATGTCGTTGCTGAGACGAGCGTTCTCCCATCGCCCAACACACCGTCGGCCAGTCCAGACTCCAAGGTCATTTCTCCCGGCGAGCACTGGACCACTCAGGGTATACAGAACACCAATCAACAGTTGTCCGGTTTACATCTACACAATCATTTGCAAGCTAGAAGTTACTATGTATCGGCCACGTCGAGTACTGGGTCTAGCATCTAATGGATTAGGGAATCGCCCGGTCACGCAAAGTGTCCGAGATCTGCAATTCTCCTTGATTTCGCTCGTGAGCCGTCACTCCGTGTGATCGAACCCATTCAACCGTGGTACCGATACGTGGCTGTCGGAAACTCGCGTGACGACGTTTCAAAGACATGTGACGAATGTGACGGATGACGAATTTCGGAAGTTCCTTTCCTTTCGCATCGAGCGATTGAGTTTTTTTGCGACTTTCATTCCAAGAGAAACTTAGAGAAGTCCTCTCGTAGTCCTGCCTACACGGAGAACATCGTTCGTCCCTAGCTGGTGCTAACTAGTCGTGccaaattatgaaacttttcaGTTCCTCCGACATGCCAATCGAATATTCACTTCGGACCTAAATATTAGTACAATTACTATGTATATACTACTGATTCAGCTGTTACATTGAATTCTATCGGGAGTCAACGCGGCGTGATGTACGTTTGCGTCTCGGCACGGCCTCCGCAAACTTCCCTGTCCAAATCTTCTCGGTTCGGTATTCCGTCGCTTCCGAAAATTCGACTGTTTAGTTCGAGTCCGGTACTTGAATCCATGTATCGTGCAAGATGTGTTAGAGAAAGAATATATGtgtattatataaataaatgtctAAAGGAAGTATGTATATTTGAGAATCTGGGGGTAGAATTCCATGGCGTGCTCGCGGATACCTTGGCGTCGACGTATCAACGATTATAAGGTATATCAGATTCTCTGTACACTCTAATCGTTAAACTTTTACAGAGTAGGTACTGTGCAACAACTTCGAATCAAATGGTACACGATCAAACGTTGAAAAGTTTCTATAGACTGATTCGGAGGTATTTGAGGAAAACTTCGGTAGCGCATTTCTCTGTAAGAGGTTAACGCACGGTGCGCGTTCGACGGTGTATCAGCACGCGATGTTAAGGAGGAATCGACACCATCGCTGGCAATCGGTAAATTCTACCCGCTGGTGAAAAGATTCGTGTAAATAGGAGAGAAACCACGAGATGATGTCTCGCTCGATACGTAATTTCATACGGTGTCCATGTGAAATTCCAATGTGGGGCATTACATCAGACTGACGCGAAGCGCTCGCCTGTtcaaagtgtaatataaatcgTTTAAAGTTTAATATAGCCCATCTTTATTATCATCCATATATCGTTAAGATATATTCTGTGCAAGCCCGTGACCCCctctgtatgtatgtacatgtacCTATGTATACGTGCTTACGTGTAATTCAGATGTATCAcaatgcacacacacacacacacacgcgcgcgcgcatatACGAAGCAGATACGGTTTTTTAAAGATTACCTCATATAATACAGATGTCATCGACCTGTCTCTCTTGACTCCTAGCACCGAGCTACCGCGCTCAGTACAACTGAAGTTGAATAAAGTTTCTGTTCCCATGAACTCGTTCTTCGTGTTTCTTTAATTGCCCAGTCTCCCGCGCAGATAAAAGTTCGCGAGGGAAGTCTCGCaggttttaatataaatttcacaGCTCCATGCGCAGCTGTTAAAGTCGGAAGTATTTATATGGAATGATCTGCATTAATTATATAAGTAGTTAGTGCGTTAGATGAGAGCAATAATGTTTCTCTTATTTCATTGATGCTGGTGTGTCGATAAGTAACAGAGCTCTGAAATTGCAACCGCACAGTGGCAATCTTGACACGAATACCTTTGCTATTTTTCTAACTTCTCCGACGGTTTGCATGACGCGCAGAAAAATGCACAAGCTGAACTAAACATTCTACGTACGTTCAAGGACCGCCGCAATACTCGACGAGCCCGCGAATATTATTTGTTGTCATAACAAACGTTCTGTAATGCTTAATGCGCACCAGGAACGGTTAATATTTGTCTTAATACTTGCAAAAGGATGCGGAAAGCTTTACACTTCACGGTTGGGAGAGATGAATTCGTATAAACAATTCCACTGAGATCTTTAAAGTGTAAAGCGGATAAAACAGCGGATAGCTATGCAGTTATCATTATTATGATTATATAAAAACAATTCCCTAGCATTTCACACGATTGATTTATTAAATTGGCATGCTCGAAGTCGCAGGTCTTTTTGCATAACTTCAAGCATAAATGTTCTGAAGCAAAATAGGCTCCAAGAGATTGAATACATTTTGTCCACGAGATGCAAatgcactttttttattttcgtgaaaatttattttttgaataAGCACCTCGCCGCTGTCTCATTACTGAATGCTTTCCGGGTTGAAAGtagagctgggactatttgtcgaatttttcggtattcgaatattcgaatactttagttgctcagttatttgacgattataattcgaatatccaagtatccaaatactattcgaatatccaagtatccaaatactattcgaatatttaagtattcgaatagtatggtgtgaattataaatcaagttctttagattCATTTTtgtacaagcttttatttagtttcagttgCGAGTTCGTTAGTTTGTCAGGCTGAAATCTTGTGagttaattttgacccacttcaacaTATCCGATCGATTTGAAACTTCATTAAtcctgaaatattcgaatagtattaatactgaaatatttgaatagtattcggatactgaaatattcgaatagtattcgagtactgaAATAtacgaatagtattcggatacagaaatattcgaatagtattcgaatactgaaatattctaatattattcggatactgaaatattcgaatagtattaatactgaaatattggaatagtattcgaatactgaaatatgcgaatagtattcggatactgaaatattcgaatagtattcaagtattgaaatattcgaatagtattcgagtactgcaatattcgattagtattcgaatactgaaatattcgaatagtattcggatactgaaatattcgaatagtattcgaacactgaaatattcgaatagtattcggatactgaaatattcgaatagtattcaagtactgaaatattcgaatagtattcgagtactgcaatattcgattagtattcgaatactgacatattcgaatagtattaatactcaaatattggaatagtattcgaatactgaaatattcgaatagtattcggatactgaaatattcgaatagtattcgaatacttaaatattcgaataataacattcgaacactgaaacattcgaatactgaaacattcgaagtttattcgtagcattcgaatactcaaatattcgaagtttattcgtagcaatcGAATGCTTgtaaaatattagaatattaaattattcgaatagtcccagccctagttgaAAGTCACTTAACTATTCGAACAGTCGGTTGATGGCGGTGTGTACAATAAATGAGGAAACATTTTGTACTCACAATCAGCACTGTAACTGTCTGAGTTAGATTTAACTGGTCCCATTTCTGGATTGTCATGTGCGATATGAATGTAGCCTAGCACTGTCACGCACCAGCAAAACGCCATGCTTATTTACTAATGCAGCCTAATTTTGCATAGTTATTCGTGCATTTGTTGGAGTTCCGCACAATATTCCTCTGAGTTTACAGTTTCACCtgtcttgaaaaaaaatctatgtCACCAACTGCATACAACCAAACTACCACCACAACGTTTATTAAACAACATGTTATTCTGCTCAACAAAGAACTTTTCTGTAATATTCGAAAAGAGAAGTGGATGCTTTCAAATGaatacagaaaatataaatccataagtaaatagaaatacaaaTGAATTATAAAGTATTCtatacttttatataatttatattgtGTACTTTTTATTTAGCACAGACAGCCCTATAGTTCATTAGATGCTATTGCAATTGCCGTTGTAATCAGCAGTTGATCGTTTTGGAATAGATTTCGCAACAGTTTCGTAAGTCATTGTCGATATGTTATTCAAACGGCGAACACCGCGAATACAAcgcataaaaataaatattattctgtTGTAATCGCAATTCACACTTATCTAAAAGTATGAATCTTCTTTTAGCAGTCTGCCTCCGCTCGCGCAAAGTCATCGTCAATTATTAATTCAATCGCGGTAAATCGCTCGCCTTCGATAATGCTGTCAGGTTTCAAGCTCGATAACAGGACAAGAAATAGTATGCCAAAATATGTTAGCATACAAATGGGACAGATAGCAGGAAATCACATTTCAAATAAGTGCTGTTGTAACAGCGCCGCGTTTAACTCGTGCCATCACGaaccctttaaggggtcattctggttagcgcgccgataaattcagcgattttcaggaatttattgcgaagacaggaaccatagtaatggaataaaactttcttctatttattaaactacatttctacaataaataaaaaatataaaagcaataaaattattgcttttaaaatggttttgcaggcgATTTTGATGGCATGTTTAAACATTCATGCTCGCTTGTGCAGGTGATCtcagcagttggacttatctgaatccaaagatataaacagattcttgatcagtatgactgtcgctatggcctgaactagaataaatgatttatccttaaaattaacaaaatggcgggcagaatacaagaatcaatgtatttagggtgtgttttctgtgctattttcgattttaaaagtaggttagactgaacagaaatacttggttgtagttcCGGCCATAggcataggtgtgcagaataagcagtccaatttataaagcaatcggttcgatggattttgagattttacctgcaccatgtgaaaaattgacgtttcgagaaaaacgctttcaaagttttcatctatagaggcccagcctctgcgctccctacaaaatgcctatgtagaagctaaaataattggaatttttcaatgaaaatttacgtACATTGTTGaggatatatactttcgaaaaatatttaaaaaaaaaatcgattttttcaaaacgtcTAACCAGAAGAACCCCTTAATCCGATACGCTCTATTTTTTAACTCTTAGCAACATTCATAAATCGAAACACCAGCAGAAAATCAAATCCAAAAGATTTAACCAAAACTTAAATGGTGCCTATAgaaagtttataaaattattcctatTTGTAAATGTTTCACACTCTTCGGACTTCTATCATCGTAGAATCGTTTTAGCCTGTACTTAAAACATGCTttggaaaataataatatttcttgtCGACCATTAGGCGAATtacttatttcaattatttGCTATTAAATGTTTTCGAACGAACCGAGTTGTCGAAATTACGCTTCTAACGTGAAGCGACAAGATTCACAAATAATCTGGCCGTTGCATATTCTACTTACTATTTAAATATGGGATTCACCTGGCGAATTTAAATGCTCAAATATTTTTACAGGATTATAAACATTTGACACGAATGCCTCAAGTCGCTGGTGGCTTTCGGAGGTTTCAATTCTGATTTCCATCGACGGATACCTGTTTCCGCAGAAAAGTCAGGTTCCCGTCGCTTATTCGAGGCTTTGACACCTGGGCCGCGATTAACGCCGTTCGATCCGTTTATCGCGATTAATTGTAAGGGGAAATCTCTTCTAATGGGAAGCACAGTTGTTCCAAACTGTTGCTGGGAAATCCATAAGACAAATCCGACGGCCCAATAATCGGATAATTCGCTTCCCTCGGACGTCTGTATTCCTTGTTTAGTTCTTCATGCTTGATTTGTATCGTCGGGGGCAGTTAATcaaatttcaacattttcacacacagtgactcgcattaatattcgggcactttttaaaatcgcataacttttttagaattggtccgaacgacttgagtttttttgagaagctagaaggattactttgctaaatgacgtatttggtcgttttgaaaaaaaatgtatttggtcggaatagcgaaaagaatagtaaaggtcgatttttaaacttttttttgtgagcttgtaatgaaaattcaaaatacccgtttgtagattgaagttaagttgtatacgtgtctaaaatttcatgaaaatcggttaacgttgctctgagctataagcgcttgaagatcgcagaataaggtcgagaattgctgattttgggaatttcgcgattccagaccttttctattttttttttgctattccaaccaagtgtattttttcaaaacgacgagtcacgtcacttagcagactaatccttctagcttctaaaaaaaactcaagtcgtttggattaattttaaaaaagttatgcgattttaaaaagtgtccgaatattaatgcgagtgaCTGTAGAATGAATCGATCAGTCATACAACATGTTTACATCAAGTGGTCTCGGTAAATGCGTTATAGAATTAGCTTTGTCTGCGTTGATCGATTTCGAATGCATGTATTAAGGACAATCTATTATAtacttcgaaataaaaaaatatttgttgaacATCCTTACATGTGCAGggcgaaataataaaaaatgaaataagaaTAATAGTCGTTAAATGATTATGAAAATTATTGATTTGGTACAGTTTAGCTTACAATTAGTTCGCATTGTAGGTATCTGTGTTTCAAGTACAACCTTTGTGTTACAAATGATATtagttaaatttataataaaaccaCAAGGGCCAGGTATTTTGTCATGAGCATGCTTAAAATTAACATATACACTTATTAAATTATACGCTTTTAATTTGTCCATATATCTTCCCCCCTCTCGCGACGAATTccattttttataacaaatgaTTTCCTGAAATAAATAACAACGTCGTGTCACGTTCTCTTCGTTCATCTATTTCACGAGCATCGCAACGATTTAGGATTGATACGTAAGTACGTGGTTGGAGCAAGACTGAGAAAACAATCAGATGGGAAAGACATCTACCAAAATTGTTAGTGAAAATTAgtctataaatttttatttattattttataaatttctagtGTTTATTCTAGtgtgtattattttataaatttctagtGTAAATGCAGCCACAAAGAGTATAAGGAGAAATATCTATTTAATATATAAGATATAGTaactaagaaaaaaattttagtagCGGTAAAAAAATTAGCCAAGTATCGAGTTACATGTACGGAAGAATTGCACCGTATGTCTGGATAACTGGGTACAGACTTCCGTATGGCCATGTTCTTTGTCAGCAACAACGCAAGATTTACTAGATCCTATCACAAAGTGTCCCATTGTCTCTCAGTTCATCAAATGAAGCCTTAAGCGATCGCATTGCGAACGTCAACTTAATCCTCAATGGAATAGTGCCACAGAGGAGGGAAGCCTGACGATAGAAACGAAAGCAATTTGTTAAATATTGCTTCCGATGATACAAACGACACGGATACAGAAGCTACGTTGGTTTCTGTTTTAAGAACTGTAGTTAAACAGAGGCGAAACTTTGCAAcgaatgttattaaataaatatccaTCTAACATGCTTGGTGCCACTAAATCCAGCAAAAAAGAGTAGCTGCTAAAAGTCTGCTACATCAGACGTtattaatgtttcaaaatttcagACTAGATAAGAGGAATGAAAGCACTTACCattgttttataataatataatcaaGTCGactttttctttcgtttcttgaCAAGAGTTAAATTTAATGTTCTAAATGTTCTGCTATTtggtttttaaaataatttagctAGTAGTTACCAATGTATATTTGTGTACTATTAGATAATCTTTTCCTAgtgtatataatacatataaatagGTGCGCCTTCGTggaataaatgaaattacacagttcgacaaaatttgacattTTTTCGGACTTCTAAAATTCAACAGCCGTCTCTTCAGTttctgagaaattcgattttgaaagaaactgcagattttcaactttgaacatcttttgtatggaaaaagtaatagttattcactcatttttgaagatatctttcaatttatttccaaaactatgggtctaggagaaaatctgactacaccacgcgacgcggcagacaattttcctttagaaagcgtcaacagaagtggtaagtcacattttgtttccatacagaagcgaaatagttttgacgaaacgtgcggcggcgacagtggtggtcaacggcggcgcgcccGGTCCagtgccgctcagcgtaacacaatcgcgtaatgcgcgtgactaccactgtccgcgccgcacgttttgccaaactatttcgcttctgtattgaaaacaaaacgtaacttaccacttctgttgatgctttctaAAGGAAAATTGTCTGGTGCATCGCGTggtgtagtcagattttctcctagacccttagttttggaaataaattgaaatatatctgcaaaagttGGTGCAGTTCGGGTGTTGTTTTCActttgatcattgtttaaacatatttaaatgttcataatgcactaataacttataccgttttattcgggagggttcatagaataatttgacgcaataagcaaccgaataactattactgtttcgacataaaagtgttggattactataattattaaaaggcaaaaatgactcaatattcagggaaacctgaatatagtaaaagataatgatacgtgtgtagagcgtctttttatttcaatatctggcaacggtgataaaacagaccgttgttagagaagagctcacttctgttcggtatactgtctttgaaagactttctttcctagccgctaaaaataaaattaaaatataaatctagaaggctgatttatttaatatccaATTTCCAATAAAAAGATGTTCGAAGTTGAAAATCTGCGGTTTTTATcagaatcgaatttctcaaaaattgagggtgatggcgacaaacggtttgcggattcgttttcagcgcacgaaaacctatgaaaaacggctattaaatgttACCAGTCCAGAtagctgtcgaactgtgttatgtATACAGGTGAAAATATAGGCGACTTAtacatttttgacaaatttctgCAATTAGCAAAAAGACGATTCCCGTAGGTCTCGTAAATCATTTCATTTCCTTATTTAAAGGCAATCTTTGCTAAGAATTTCTAGAGCGAAACTTCATTAAGGAAAAAATACGAAGAATAATAATTCAGAGAAAAATCATGTAAAGATATAAGTATCGTTCAAATTTTAGATAGCGTAGGTACTTATGgttttgaagaatttaaaataagGGGAATGTTTCAAGCTTATGTTACCCATTAACGTGCTCTTTTTATTTCTAATGTGTTTGTGCTACACAAGTGTATAATGGGATTATAATTGCAATTACCTCGGTAGAAATATGCTGCACCCTGCGTTAAAGGCTACATGGCGTAGAAACTAGGTAGTGCCGTACTTTCTCCAATTGCAAATTATACTTGGAGTAATGGCGAGACCGAACTAcaaatgcatataatatgcgtAAAGTTGGTCGAGACCCGATATAAGAAGCTAAATGTTTTAGTTGCCGTGGGTATAACATAACCACAGTGTTATACAAACATTAATCATGCTGATCATGCACCGAACAAAACTCTCGAGTGACAACCAGTCGTTACAGGTGAAAGAGTTTCATTATTTAATGTGTAGGGGAAAGTTTCGCAACACCTACTGCCGCAAAACCTCATGGCCTAACATTTACATTTGCATTAAGCTTCAATTCATGTTTTAGATTGCGTAGAACACATTGCAATTTAAATCGTTACACGACTTCATTCTTCCAGTCATCCTAGATTAGGAGAGATTTACTTCTCTAAAATAAGATTAGGATTAATAAATGTAAGTAATCGAAGTGGATTGAGATCCCCGAGGAACATtggggccaagttatgcagacacttaccaaccctcaaaatgacaaaaaattagttaaacacagtatcCCATATTTAAGTctgtattttgcaaaaaattaccaacccagagaactcttacattatacaattattaaaactaccaagccctAGTTCCATTTTATGCTTAACAAataaaaactacagaaaatttgaAGTACctgatattaattatactactcactattaaataacccactaaaagaaaacattgtaaaacaataacaagaaataaaatatacccaatagaaatacagctggttttctttaacaattaaaatcttcaaagtaAATTTACTGAATTTCAGATCACTGTgcgttggtagctttctgcatagcTTGGCCCACTTAAAGGTGCATGAGTCGGCATCGAGAAGTAATTTAGCAGGCactttgtacataatatatcaaACGCTGTTTCTTCTCGCCGCTTACTCGGGCTCTTGCCCAGGGATGAAAGAACATTCGTGTTCGCTCGAGGCGCGTGAAAATTTCTTCTTGTATCCTTTTCGAGCTATCTATGTGCATAAGTACATAGTTTCGTACGATCGAGGTTCTCGGAAAGCTCGTCCACAACGTCGGTTTCGAGCAGAGTGTTAAGAAAACAGCTAGGGCGGCGTTTGCTTGCTGGATGGCCCATCGCTGCTATCCAAACTTCGCTCTGGTTTGTTATTCCAAACCCGCTAAGCGAGCTATCCGTCCAAGTTTTCGAATGTTTAACAAATAATGACGTAGCGACGCTGATCATTCGTCTGCCGAACCAGATCACGAACTCAAAGATGGATCGAACGGCGATGTTGCTCCGGGCAGCATGTTCCTTCGGCGGCTCTTCATCCGGGATGATAGATTGCCGTTGCCTCTGCGCAATAACGTTTCGTCTATGTCATTGAAAGCCAACAATAATTGGGGagttgacaaaatttttaaaagtgtttaaaactgttcattatgataaaatatgcttgtaaaaaaaatattaattttttgctaCACCTCTAACATGAaaagaatgtaatttttatttgaaataaaaaaattgccgcGAAAACGCACTGCATGGTCACGTGACCATTTGTGACGTCACGGGCAGTAAACACAGAAAGTTGTGGTTAGGGAAAGGAAGGGGTGAATTTTTCTCACTAAAATAAgggcgaataaaaattattatcagcACTGTGCTGTTCCCTGTTGTGGGAACACTTTGATACGTACGCCGAAGAAGTTGTTTATTCATGTTCCGCTGGAAACAAATATTCGCAA
It includes:
- the Fd102c gene encoding forkhead domain 102C, with the translated sequence MCSNESPPPAKEPLAVGLSNPMTGFLPGLEHYRLQLYHYAMAERLRLAQQLHPQHSGVGHPPSSTPTHLGISPGFPAPLPLYPAAAAAAGYPSRLALSMALLHPHHQRIPEEPKPQHSYIGLIAMAILSSPEKKLVLSDIYQHILEHYPYFRTRGPGWRNSIRHNLSLNDCFVKSGRSANGKGHYWAIHPANLEDFRRGDFRRRKAQRKVRRHMGLAVDEEPDSPSPPPLPATPPPPATLGPPMASQSIPGIWTPHHNPHHQQHQQQQQQQQQQQNQQQTFQSQSLRQSSLFQPSRKRQFDVASLLAPDDQHQIESDLRPAKLRRISCSEDELHDLQEPDQDEEDVDVDVVAETSVLPSPNTPSASPDSKVISPGEHWTTQGIQNTNQQLSGLHLHNHLQARSYYVSATSSTGSSI